One Peribacillus simplex NBRC 15720 = DSM 1321 genomic region harbors:
- a CDS encoding sigma 54-interacting transcriptional regulator, with translation MLSIPDDKIRPFITITIDQPTFSDQKIHEIQEPFFFLMKENQVFAYIRMDDLPLNEKITTVDQLLQYAFSIDNVCKLHPNISLPLLFQIIGEPIVLIKTDDGLLTGYVKREDVLAELFKQDSKQNLDLLNVILTSIPMGIFVADKEKNIVNFNESGLKMIKKPSEQVLNEPAASIFNKQHIHSVFASGSSILNQLEITDVMSVLVDYSPILNHEKEVEGLIIIVQDLPMVEEMAMEIELIKSSNKDLNAILANIYDEILVVNQKGELLRYSDSIISGFWGKNLKDYIGKNLLQLEDEGIFNPSVTRLVLEQKKKVSIVQDTKMNKKVLSVGTPVFNEKGDIDRIVIASRDITETTQLKSELNEMRKELDSFKKQDQFYKELVFASPKMEQIISQVKKIAHFSSTVLINGESGVGKEVIAEAIHKMGRRSKQPFLKINCGAIPENLLESELFGYTKGSFTGADKNGKVGYFQQANKGVLFLDEVGDMPIHLQVKLLRVLQEQEVIPIGSTTPISIDVQIVAATNKSLEKMVEKGTFREDLFYRLNVIPIHVPPLRERPEDIPPLAFHFLQKLNERYQRNYHFSPDALNILEVYTWPGNIRELQNMIERLVVSADEEMIDADFIQRFIPVGSDFKQTKPIITRILPLQEAQDHVEEQLIMLAMKQYKTTTKAAKALGISQSSVSRKYQKVLAEQSKKIEKNAY, from the coding sequence GTGTTATCTATTCCGGATGATAAAATTAGACCATTCATAACTATAACAATTGATCAGCCTACATTTTCAGACCAAAAAATTCATGAGATACAGGAACCTTTCTTCTTTCTTATGAAGGAAAATCAAGTGTTTGCGTATATCCGCATGGATGACCTCCCGTTAAATGAAAAAATAACGACAGTCGATCAGCTTTTACAGTATGCTTTTTCGATTGATAATGTCTGTAAATTGCATCCTAACATTTCCTTGCCGCTACTGTTTCAAATTATCGGTGAACCTATCGTACTGATAAAAACGGATGATGGCTTGCTTACCGGTTATGTAAAAAGGGAAGATGTGTTAGCTGAATTATTCAAACAGGACAGCAAACAAAATTTAGACCTGCTAAATGTTATTTTAACCTCCATTCCTATGGGGATTTTTGTGGCTGATAAAGAAAAAAATATCGTGAACTTCAATGAATCAGGCTTGAAGATGATAAAAAAACCTTCAGAACAAGTCCTTAATGAACCTGCTGCGAGCATCTTCAATAAGCAGCATATACATAGCGTGTTTGCCAGCGGGAGCAGTATTCTGAATCAGCTGGAGATTACTGATGTCATGAGTGTGCTTGTCGACTATAGCCCGATTTTGAACCATGAAAAAGAAGTCGAAGGTCTGATCATCATCGTTCAGGATTTACCGATGGTTGAGGAAATGGCCATGGAAATAGAATTGATAAAAAGCTCGAATAAAGACTTGAATGCCATTTTAGCGAATATCTATGATGAAATACTTGTAGTCAATCAAAAAGGAGAGCTGCTGCGCTATAGTGACAGCATCATCTCAGGATTCTGGGGGAAGAATTTAAAAGATTATATCGGGAAGAATCTCTTGCAATTAGAAGATGAAGGGATATTTAATCCTTCGGTCACCCGGTTAGTCCTTGAACAAAAAAAGAAAGTATCGATTGTCCAAGATACGAAAATGAATAAGAAAGTCCTTTCCGTCGGCACCCCTGTGTTCAATGAAAAAGGGGATATAGATCGAATAGTCATTGCATCAAGGGATATAACGGAAACGACACAATTGAAATCGGAATTAAATGAAATGAGGAAAGAGCTGGACTCTTTCAAAAAACAGGATCAGTTTTATAAAGAGTTGGTTTTTGCAAGTCCTAAAATGGAGCAGATAATCAGCCAAGTCAAGAAAATCGCACATTTTTCATCTACTGTATTAATCAACGGGGAGTCGGGAGTAGGTAAAGAAGTAATAGCCGAAGCCATTCATAAAATGGGCAGGCGATCCAAGCAACCTTTCCTGAAGATAAATTGCGGGGCGATTCCCGAAAACCTCCTCGAAAGTGAATTGTTTGGTTATACGAAGGGTTCCTTTACAGGAGCGGATAAAAATGGGAAGGTAGGATACTTTCAACAGGCCAATAAAGGTGTTTTATTCCTTGATGAAGTGGGTGACATGCCTATACATCTGCAAGTCAAGCTGCTGCGGGTCCTCCAGGAACAGGAAGTGATTCCGATTGGCAGCACTACACCTATTTCCATTGATGTTCAAATTGTTGCGGCCACGAATAAGAGTCTGGAAAAAATGGTCGAGAAGGGGACGTTCAGAGAAGATTTATTCTATCGATTGAATGTCATACCCATACATGTGCCCCCTTTAAGGGAAAGGCCGGAGGATATACCACCGCTAGCCTTTCATTTCCTGCAAAAACTGAATGAAAGGTATCAGCGGAATTACCACTTTTCCCCCGATGCGTTAAATATACTGGAAGTCTATACCTGGCCGGGGAACATTCGTGAGTTGCAGAACATGATTGAAAGATTGGTTGTTTCTGCAGATGAAGAGATGATCGATGCTGACTTCATTCAAAGGTTCATACCTGTGGGCAGTGACTTTAAACAAACGAAACCAATCATTACGAGAATTCTTCCACTGCAGGAAGCGCAGGATCATGTCGAAGAGCAATTGATCATGCTTGCCATGAAACAGTATAAAACTACGACCAAAGCGGCAAAAGCGCTCGGGATAAGTCAATCGTCAGTGAGTAGGAAGTATCAAAAAGTGTTAGCTGAACAGAGTAAGAAAATCGAAAAAAATGCATATTGA
- a CDS encoding putrescine aminotransferase, with amino-acid sequence MSINVESKNTQANQSATQDYIKKVLQLIEQKEISKEDAQWVTKETVENFRNHVNPGFLEYRKTVTKDTQFASVEWSDQDSCFTDVNGKKYIDCLGGFGIYNVGHRNPKVVKAVTDQLQRQALHSQDLLDPLRAMLAKILAEITPGDLKYSFFTNSGTESVEAALKLAKMYSDRYTIISTTKSFHGKSLGSLSATAKGMFRKPFIPLIPGVRHVPFGDVDMMRKTFESCALVGEDVAAVLLEPIQGEGGVILPPQGYLKQVRALCDEYDALLILDEVQTGMGRTGKMFASELYDVVPDIICLAKAFGGGVMPAGAVVANEKVFKSWFDNPFMHTTTFGGNPLACAAAIATIDVLLEENLPQRAAEVGEYFLIGLREVADEHKDKVLEIRGQGLMIGIEFHKDEVGYEFSKALFDKGILVAGTLINSKTIRIEPSLTIQLDEVDTVIKAFKEVLPTLQS; translated from the coding sequence ATGTCAATTAACGTAGAGAGTAAAAACACTCAAGCTAACCAATCAGCAACCCAAGATTATATTAAAAAAGTGCTTCAATTAATCGAACAAAAAGAAATTTCAAAAGAAGATGCGCAGTGGGTAACAAAAGAAACGGTCGAGAATTTCCGTAACCATGTAAATCCAGGGTTTTTGGAATACCGGAAGACGGTCACTAAAGACACACAATTCGCTTCGGTGGAGTGGTCTGATCAAGATTCCTGTTTTACGGATGTAAATGGAAAAAAATATATTGATTGTTTAGGTGGCTTTGGTATTTATAATGTTGGCCATCGTAACCCTAAAGTAGTAAAGGCCGTAACCGATCAATTGCAAAGACAAGCCCTTCATAGCCAGGACTTACTTGATCCATTACGTGCAATGCTTGCCAAGATCCTTGCCGAAATCACGCCGGGAGATCTAAAATACTCGTTCTTTACGAATAGCGGTACAGAGAGCGTGGAGGCTGCACTTAAGCTTGCTAAAATGTACAGTGACCGTTACACGATTATTTCCACGACAAAATCATTTCATGGGAAAAGTCTTGGTTCACTATCGGCAACGGCAAAGGGAATGTTCAGAAAACCTTTCATTCCATTGATACCAGGTGTGCGTCATGTACCTTTCGGTGATGTGGATATGATGAGAAAAACGTTTGAAAGTTGTGCGTTGGTCGGTGAAGATGTTGCTGCTGTGCTGTTGGAGCCTATCCAGGGCGAAGGTGGGGTCATCCTTCCTCCGCAAGGTTATTTAAAGCAGGTTCGGGCATTATGTGATGAATATGATGCGTTATTGATCTTGGATGAAGTGCAAACAGGAATGGGCCGTACAGGTAAAATGTTCGCTTCTGAGCTATATGATGTTGTTCCGGACATTATTTGTTTAGCGAAAGCATTTGGCGGCGGAGTAATGCCTGCAGGGGCTGTCGTAGCCAATGAGAAAGTGTTTAAAAGCTGGTTCGACAATCCATTCATGCACACTACCACATTCGGAGGAAATCCACTAGCTTGTGCTGCGGCCATTGCTACGATCGACGTACTTTTGGAAGAAAACTTACCGCAGCGTGCTGCAGAAGTTGGTGAATACTTCTTAATTGGGTTAAGGGAAGTGGCTGATGAGCACAAAGATAAGGTTTTGGAGATTCGCGGCCAAGGTTTGATGATTGGTATTGAGTTCCATAAAGACGAAGTGGGTTATGAATTCTCAAAAGCCCTCTTTGATAAAGGCATCTTGGTAGCAGGTACGCTTATAAATTCCAAAACAATCAGGATTGAGCCGTCTTTGACTATTCAGTTAGATGAAGTCGATACAGTCATTAAAGCGTTCAAAGAGGTCTTGCCGACGCTTCAATCTTAA
- a CDS encoding DUF2768 domain-containing protein, which translates to MTPALQKMWISFIAMGFMVISIFLIYLSRYKLKGFWRVLTAIIAYILMILAGLIILIVVLSGPTT; encoded by the coding sequence ATGACACCTGCTCTGCAAAAAATGTGGATATCCTTTATAGCTATGGGCTTTATGGTTATCTCCATATTTCTAATCTACTTAAGTCGCTATAAATTAAAAGGTTTTTGGAGAGTCTTGACAGCAATTATCGCATACATACTTATGATTCTAGCCGGCTTGATCATCCTTATCGTTGTTCTTAGCGGGCCAACCACTTGA
- the spoIVA gene encoding stage IV sporulation protein A: protein MEKVDIFKDIAERTGGDIYLGVVGAVRTGKSTFIKKFMELVVIPNIPSEADRARAQDELPQSAAGKTIMTTEPKFVPNQAASIQVAEGLDVNIRLVDCVGYTIPGAKGYEDENGPRMIHTPWYEEPIPFNEAAEIGTRKVIQDHSTLGVVVTTDGSIGEIPRSDYLEAEERVVEELKEVGKPFIMIVNSVQPHHPNTVALRESLQEKYDIPVLAMSVEGMRESDVYSVLREALYEFPVLEVNVNLPSWVMVLREDHWLRESYQEAVKETVKDIKRLRDVDRVVGHFNEFEFIDRAALAGIEMGQGVAEIDLYAPDELYDDILKEIVGVEIRGKDHLLSLMQDFAYAKAEYDQVADALRMVKQTGYGVAAPSLNDMSLDEPEIIRQGARFGVRLKAVAPSIHMIKVDVESEFSPIIGTEKQSEELVRYLMQDFEDNPLSIWNSDIFGRSLSSYVREGIQVKLAMMPDNARYKLKETLERIINEGSGGLIAIIL from the coding sequence TTGGAAAAGGTAGATATTTTTAAAGATATAGCTGAACGGACCGGTGGCGATATATATTTGGGGGTGGTCGGTGCCGTCAGGACTGGAAAATCCACATTTATTAAAAAATTCATGGAGCTAGTCGTCATTCCGAATATTCCTTCAGAGGCGGACCGTGCCAGAGCACAGGATGAATTGCCTCAAAGTGCAGCTGGAAAGACGATCATGACAACGGAACCCAAATTCGTACCGAACCAAGCAGCATCGATTCAAGTAGCTGAAGGTCTCGACGTGAACATCCGGTTAGTCGATTGTGTCGGTTATACAATACCTGGGGCTAAAGGGTATGAAGATGAAAATGGTCCCCGCATGATTCACACGCCTTGGTATGAAGAGCCGATTCCGTTCAATGAAGCGGCTGAGATCGGTACTCGCAAAGTAATTCAGGATCACTCCACATTAGGCGTAGTCGTTACGACGGATGGATCAATAGGAGAAATTCCGCGAAGTGATTATTTAGAGGCCGAGGAAAGGGTTGTAGAAGAATTGAAGGAGGTTGGCAAGCCATTTATCATGATTGTCAATTCCGTTCAGCCTCACCACCCGAATACGGTAGCACTAAGGGAATCCCTGCAGGAAAAGTATGATATCCCAGTATTGGCCATGAGTGTCGAAGGAATGCGGGAATCGGATGTTTACAGCGTACTGCGCGAGGCCCTGTACGAATTTCCTGTTCTCGAGGTCAATGTTAATCTCCCGAGCTGGGTAATGGTTCTTCGCGAGGATCATTGGTTAAGGGAAAGTTACCAGGAAGCGGTTAAAGAGACCGTTAAGGATATTAAACGCCTGAGGGATGTTGATCGTGTAGTGGGTCATTTCAATGAATTCGAATTCATTGACCGTGCCGCGCTTGCAGGCATTGAGATGGGGCAGGGTGTTGCAGAAATCGACCTATACGCCCCTGATGAACTCTATGATGATATTCTGAAGGAAATTGTCGGCGTAGAGATTCGGGGCAAGGATCATCTGTTATCTTTGATGCAGGACTTTGCGTATGCGAAAGCAGAATATGATCAGGTGGCCGATGCATTGAGAATGGTCAAACAAACTGGATATGGTGTCGCAGCCCCATCCCTTAACGATATGAGTCTTGATGAACCGGAAATCATCCGTCAGGGAGCCAGGTTCGGTGTCAGGCTAAAAGCCGTAGCTCCTTCCATCCATATGATCAAGGTCGATGTCGAATCCGAATTCTCGCCAATCATCGGTACGGAAAAGCAAAGTGAGGAATTAGTCCGGTATCTGATGCAGGATTTCGAAGACAATCCACTTTCCATTTGGAACTCCGATATTTTTGGCAGAAGCCTAAGTTCCTACGTAAGGGAAGGCATACAGGTGAAATTAGCGATGATGCCAGACAATGCGCGCTATAAATTGAAAGAAACACTGGAGAGGATTATTAATGAGGGCAGTGGGGGATTGATTGCCATCATCTTATAA
- a CDS encoding HU family DNA-binding protein, with protein sequence MNKTELINEVVTATEISKKDATKAVDAVFDTILEALKNGDKVQLIGFGNFEVRERAARKGRNPQTGDEIEIAASKVPAFKPGKALKDAVK encoded by the coding sequence ATGAACAAAACAGAATTGATTAATGAAGTTGTTACAGCAACTGAAATTTCTAAGAAAGACGCTACAAAAGCTGTTGATGCTGTTTTTGATACAATCTTAGAAGCTCTAAAAAACGGTGATAAAGTACAATTGATTGGTTTTGGTAACTTTGAAGTTCGTGAACGTGCGGCACGTAAAGGCCGTAACCCACAAACTGGTGACGAAATCGAAATTGCAGCTAGCAAAGTGCCAGCTTTCAAACCCGGTAAAGCGCTGAAAGATGCAGTGAAGTAA
- the folE gene encoding GTP cyclohydrolase I FolE, producing the protein MANVDHAKLEEAVKMLLEAVGEDPTREGLLDTPGRVARMYEEIFSGLNQDPKEYFDTVFGEDHEELVLVKDIPFYSVCEHHLVPFYGKAHVAYIPKNGKVTGLSKLARAVEAVSKRPQLQERITSTVADSIMEKLEPHGVMVVVEAEHMCMTMRGVKKPGSKTVTSAVRGTFAKDHRTRAEVLAFIKD; encoded by the coding sequence ATGGCTAATGTTGATCATGCCAAATTAGAAGAAGCGGTTAAAATGCTTCTTGAGGCTGTAGGGGAAGACCCAACGAGGGAAGGACTGCTGGATACTCCTGGCCGTGTAGCCAGAATGTATGAAGAAATTTTTTCCGGACTTAATCAGGATCCAAAGGAATATTTCGATACTGTTTTTGGAGAGGACCATGAAGAACTCGTACTTGTAAAGGATATTCCGTTTTACTCAGTATGTGAACATCATTTAGTCCCTTTTTACGGGAAAGCCCATGTAGCATATATTCCGAAAAACGGAAAAGTGACTGGCTTAAGTAAATTGGCACGGGCGGTTGAGGCTGTTTCGAAGCGTCCGCAACTTCAAGAGCGCATCACTTCTACAGTTGCTGACTCAATAATGGAAAAGCTCGAGCCTCACGGTGTAATGGTTGTAGTAGAGGCTGAACATATGTGCATGACCATGCGGGGTGTAAAAAAACCTGGATCTAAAACAGTGACTTCAGCTGTAAGGGGAACGTTTGCGAAGGATCACCGTACTAGAGCTGAAGTGCTGGCATTCATTAAAGACTAA
- the mtrB gene encoding trp RNA-binding attenuation protein MtrB, producing the protein MNEKKIQNDFVVIKAIEDSVNVIGLTRGTDTKFHHSEKLDSGEVMIAQFTEHTSAIKIRGHAKVYTPFGEIESDSKKNSPDK; encoded by the coding sequence ATGAATGAAAAAAAGATTCAGAATGATTTTGTCGTAATCAAAGCCATTGAGGATAGTGTGAATGTCATCGGGTTGACAAGGGGAACGGACACCAAGTTTCATCACTCCGAAAAACTTGACTCAGGTGAGGTGATGATCGCACAATTCACGGAGCATACCTCGGCAATTAAAATCAGGGGCCATGCAAAAGTCTATACTCCATTCGGAGAGATAGAAAGTGATTCCAAAAAGAATTCACCTGACAAATGA
- a CDS encoding heptaprenyl diphosphate synthase component 1 produces MLNITDDIRQLKRLIETKAQHPYLLKHIQKPSLDEDKLILLWGLFNDLDVTSEKRNQYIISTMLVQVALDTHEIVSNSGEGIELPEVLKNRQLQVLAGDYYSGLYYQGLASVGNVDMIRILSSAIKKINDNKIILYQQGFINDVPTLLMTIKAIEASLIHKLADYYNEPAWIEISENLLLLKRLHAEKSSYMKSGQSIVFDVLREMPFDDLISGEVPISEKEEQVRTQFDKCLRDARQSVERSMRKLAKLDDELLERVKAILEQTESIANSYVKEG; encoded by the coding sequence TTGTTAAACATAACGGACGACATAAGGCAATTAAAACGATTAATAGAAACGAAAGCTCAACATCCATATTTATTGAAGCATATACAAAAGCCAAGCTTGGACGAAGATAAACTGATATTGCTTTGGGGATTGTTTAACGATTTGGACGTTACAAGCGAAAAACGGAATCAATACATCATTTCAACCATGTTAGTGCAAGTAGCTCTGGATACCCATGAAATCGTCTCGAATTCAGGTGAAGGAATCGAGTTGCCCGAGGTATTGAAAAATCGTCAATTACAAGTGCTTGCCGGTGATTACTATAGTGGCTTATATTATCAAGGGCTTGCCAGTGTAGGTAATGTTGATATGATCCGTATACTTTCAAGCGCGATAAAAAAAATAAATGATAATAAAATCATTCTTTACCAACAAGGGTTCATTAATGATGTACCAACGCTTTTAATGACGATAAAAGCAATCGAGGCTTCGCTGATTCATAAACTTGCGGATTACTATAATGAGCCTGCCTGGATAGAAATATCGGAAAATCTGCTGCTTTTAAAACGGTTGCATGCCGAGAAGAGCAGTTATATGAAGTCGGGGCAATCGATAGTTTTTGATGTCCTAAGGGAAATGCCTTTTGATGACTTGATTAGTGGGGAAGTCCCCATTTCGGAAAAAGAAGAGCAGGTACGCACCCAATTCGACAAGTGCCTTAGGGATGCCAGGCAATCCGTAGAGCGCTCAATGCGGAAGTTGGCAAAGTTGGATGATGAACTTCTGGAAAGAGTGAAGGCCATCTTGGAACAAACAGAGAGTATAGCAAATTCATATGTGAAAGAAGGGTGA
- a CDS encoding demethylmenaquinone methyltransferase: MEQSKEQKVHHVFEKIYGNYDKMNSLISFKQHLKWRKATMAIMNVPKGAHALDVCCGTADWTIALANEVGPEGKVVGLDFSKNMLKIGEQKVTELNLDQVSLMHGNAMELPFEDNSFDYVTIGFGLRNVPDYMKVLKELNRVAKPGGMVVCLDTSQPTMLGFKQGYYFYFRFIMPMFGKLFAKSYSEYSWLQESARDFPGMKKLENMFKQAGMENVSYKAHFGGVAATHFGYKPSK; the protein is encoded by the coding sequence ATGGAGCAGTCTAAAGAGCAAAAAGTTCATCATGTCTTTGAAAAGATCTATGGAAATTATGACAAGATGAATTCCCTCATCAGCTTTAAACAGCATCTTAAATGGCGGAAGGCTACAATGGCCATCATGAATGTCCCAAAAGGCGCCCATGCACTGGATGTATGCTGTGGAACAGCGGACTGGACCATTGCCCTTGCTAATGAAGTAGGACCAGAAGGAAAGGTTGTTGGTCTGGATTTTAGTAAGAACATGCTGAAAATCGGCGAACAAAAGGTGACTGAACTCAATCTAGATCAAGTGTCCCTAATGCATGGGAATGCAATGGAGCTTCCTTTTGAGGATAATAGTTTTGACTATGTCACGATCGGTTTCGGGCTGCGGAATGTCCCCGATTACATGAAAGTGCTTAAAGAGTTAAACCGGGTAGCCAAGCCGGGTGGAATGGTCGTTTGCCTGGATACTTCACAGCCAACGATGCTTGGCTTTAAACAGGGCTATTATTTTTATTTCCGTTTCATCATGCCCATGTTCGGCAAATTATTCGCAAAAAGCTATAGCGAATACTCATGGCTGCAGGAATCAGCTCGAGATTTCCCTGGCATGAAAAAGCTTGAAAACATGTTCAAGCAGGCAGGAATGGAAAATGTAAGTTACAAGGCCCATTTCGGTGGTGTAGCAGCAACACATTTCGGGTACAAGCCTTCAAAATAA
- the hepT gene encoding heptaprenyl diphosphate synthase component II, protein MKFKMMYSFLNADLQLIEKELEAAIEADSTVLREASLHLLQSGGKRIRPVFVLLGAKFGNYDIHVVKHVAATLELIHTASLVHDDVVDDADLRRGSATIKSKWDNRVAMYTGDFIFARALEMMAVIESPLAHQILADTMVELCLGEIEQIKDKYNFEQNWRIYFRRIKRKTALLIASSCQLGAISAGVEERIHQKLFKFGYYVGMSYQITDDILDFTASEEELGKPAGSDLIQGNITLPVLIAMEDPKLKKLIETVREDTPKDEMSHIINAIKTSGAIEQAARISDMYLEKAFTELKGLPAIKARKTLSDIAKNIGKRKF, encoded by the coding sequence ATGAAATTTAAAATGATGTATTCATTTTTGAATGCAGATTTGCAATTAATAGAAAAAGAACTGGAAGCCGCAATTGAAGCGGATTCCACGGTTTTAAGGGAAGCTTCCCTGCATTTACTGCAATCCGGTGGAAAACGGATCCGTCCGGTATTCGTCCTATTGGGCGCGAAGTTTGGCAACTATGATATTCATGTCGTAAAGCATGTCGCAGCGACTTTGGAACTGATCCATACGGCTTCCCTTGTACATGATGATGTTGTGGATGATGCGGATTTACGCAGGGGATCTGCTACCATTAAGTCAAAATGGGATAATCGTGTCGCCATGTACACAGGCGACTTCATTTTTGCTCGTGCACTGGAAATGATGGCGGTTATCGAGTCTCCGCTTGCGCATCAAATTCTCGCTGATACCATGGTTGAACTATGTCTTGGGGAAATTGAACAAATAAAAGATAAGTACAATTTCGAACAGAATTGGCGGATATATTTTAGAAGGATCAAACGGAAAACGGCTTTGCTCATTGCATCCAGCTGCCAGTTGGGAGCCATTTCAGCAGGTGTTGAAGAGAGGATTCACCAAAAGCTATTTAAATTCGGATATTATGTCGGTATGTCCTATCAAATCACCGATGATATATTGGACTTTACGGCTTCGGAAGAAGAGCTTGGGAAACCAGCCGGTAGTGATTTGATTCAAGGTAATATCACTTTACCCGTTTTGATTGCTATGGAAGATCCAAAGTTAAAAAAGCTTATCGAAACAGTTCGGGAAGATACGCCAAAAGACGAAATGTCCCATATAATCAATGCGATAAAAACTTCCGGTGCCATTGAACAAGCAGCGAGGATCAGTGATATGTATTTAGAAAAGGCTTTTACTGAGTTGAAAGGTCTTCCTGCCATTAAAGCTAGAAAAACTTTATCGGATATCGCGAAAAATATCGGAAAAAGAAAGTTTTGA
- the ndk gene encoding nucleoside-diphosphate kinase, which yields MERTFLMVKPDGVQRNLIGEIVSRFEKKGFLLAGAKLMVISQELAEQHYGEHKERPFFGELVDFITSGPVFAMVWEGENVIATARQMMGATNPKDAAAATIRGDFAVTVGKNIIHGSDSAESAVREIGLFFKEEELVEYSKLVNEWVY from the coding sequence ATGGAAAGAACATTTTTAATGGTTAAGCCTGACGGCGTACAACGCAATTTAATCGGTGAAATCGTTTCCCGTTTTGAAAAGAAAGGCTTCCTTCTAGCAGGAGCAAAATTAATGGTCATTTCTCAAGAATTGGCTGAACAACATTATGGCGAGCACAAAGAACGTCCTTTCTTTGGCGAATTAGTGGACTTCATTACTTCAGGTCCTGTCTTCGCAATGGTTTGGGAAGGTGAAAACGTAATCGCTACTGCACGTCAAATGATGGGTGCTACAAACCCTAAAGATGCAGCAGCAGCAACAATTCGTGGCGATTTTGCCGTAACTGTTGGCAAAAACATTATTCACGGATCTGATTCAGCTGAAAGCGCTGTACGTGAAATCGGTTTATTCTTCAAAGAAGAAGAACTTGTTGAGTATTCTAAACTTGTAAACGAGTGGGTTTATTAA
- a CDS encoding CheR family methyltransferase, with product MPQEYEEFIRNIKMLTGIDLALYKEGQMKRRLTSLYEKRGYHSFREYYKDIQTNPGVLNEFLDRMTINVSEFYRNAKRWEVLERKILPGLLASKKKLKIWSAACSTGEEPYTIAMILSNLVPLNQIEILATDLDENVLARAKLGIYPERSLNEVPEEIKKKYFEKKADLYRVDDEIKRRVTFKKQNLLADRFEQGFDLIVCRNVLIYFTEEAKNLLYEKFSASLRSDGVFFVGSTEQIFTPGKYQFETIDTFFYKKK from the coding sequence ATGCCTCAAGAATATGAAGAGTTTATTCGTAATATCAAAATGTTGACAGGCATTGATTTGGCATTATATAAGGAAGGGCAAATGAAAAGGCGACTAACATCTCTATATGAAAAAAGAGGATATCACTCATTTCGTGAATACTATAAAGACATTCAAACCAATCCCGGAGTTTTAAATGAGTTTTTGGATAGAATGACAATCAATGTTTCCGAATTTTATAGAAATGCGAAAAGATGGGAAGTGTTGGAGCGGAAAATCCTTCCTGGGTTATTAGCAAGCAAAAAAAAGTTGAAAATTTGGAGTGCGGCCTGTTCAACTGGCGAGGAACCTTATACGATTGCAATGATATTATCCAATCTGGTTCCACTTAACCAGATAGAGATATTGGCGACGGATCTGGATGAAAATGTATTGGCGCGAGCGAAATTGGGGATTTATCCTGAACGTTCCTTAAATGAAGTTCCTGAAGAAATCAAAAAGAAATACTTTGAAAAAAAAGCGGATCTTTATCGTGTCGATGATGAAATCAAGAGAAGGGTGACATTTAAAAAGCAAAACCTTCTCGCAGACCGATTCGAACAGGGGTTCGATTTAATCGTTTGCCGCAATGTTTTAATTTATTTCACTGAAGAAGCCAAAAATTTATTATATGAAAAATTCAGTGCATCACTAAGAAGCGACGGGGTTTTTTTTGTAGGAAGTACAGAGCAAATATTCACACCAGGAAAATATCAATTTGAAACGATCGACACATTTTTTTATAAGAAAAAGTAA